One Paracholeplasma morum genomic window, AAAAAAAGAAAAAGCCTAACGGCTTTTTTTTTCTGACGAGTGGTGAAGAGTGTTGGTCACGTGTAGGATTGATATCTTAACAAAGACAACATCTCACCATCCAAAAACTGATGACAATTGAATACTAAAATATGATATAATGACAATGCCAAACAATATTAAAAAAGGAACTATAAAAGCGAGTATTTTATCCTTGAATTGTTTGGCGACGTTCCTGGGGATAAAGTACTCGCTTTTGTAGTCTAGGAACGTTCTATGTCAAATTTAACTTATTGCCCAACCTGTGGGCATCCATCCATCAAACATGGGAGAACTAAAACAGGTGTTCAGAGGTATTTTTGTCATCCATGTAAGAAGACATTTATAAGTGATCAGACAC contains:
- a CDS encoding IS1 family transposase, whose amino-acid sequence is MSNLTYCPTCGHPSIKHGRTKTGVQRYFCHPCKKTFISDQT